One genomic segment of Falco biarmicus isolate bFalBia1 chromosome 15, bFalBia1.pri, whole genome shotgun sequence includes these proteins:
- the SNAI3 gene encoding zinc finger protein SNAI3, which translates to MPRSFLVKKPSSTRVPNYSQLDTRARELSGLCDCGGLLAPSYHQPPAPPTPPRPQDHGHLLACFSLPLPPDAKAPPVPTGTRSQGTPLKDTQTLNLPPRRGPHQRSFSCRHCAQAYASLGTLKMHIRTHTLPCLCRLCGKAFSRPWLLQGHIRTHTGEKPYACPHCSRAFADRSNLRAHLQTHLDVKKYRCHACARTFSRMSLLARHEEGGCCGAS; encoded by the exons ATGCCCCGCTCCTTCCTGGTGAAGAAGCCCTCCAGCACCCGCGTCCCCAACTACAGCCAGCTGGACACCCGCGCTCGCG agctcagcGGCTTGTGTGACTGCGGGGGGTTGCTTGCCCCCAGCTACCACcagccccccgcgccccccacTCCTCCTCGCCCACAGGACCACGGCCACCTCCTCGCCTGCTTCTCCCTCCCACTGCCCCCCGATGCCAAGGCTCCCCCTGTCCCAACGGGCACCCGCAGCCAGGGCACCCCCCTGAAGGACACTCAGACCCTCAACCTacccccgcggcgggggccaCACCAGCGGAGCTTCAGCTGCCGGCACTGCGCCCAGGCGTACGCCAGCCTGGGCACCCTGAAGATGCACATCCGCAcccacaccctgccctgcctctgccGCCTCTGCGGCAAAGCCTTCTCCcggccctggctgctgcagggccacATCCGCACCCACACAG GGGAGAAGCCCTACGCCTGCCCCCACTGCAGCCGAGCCTTCGCCGACCGCTCCAACCTCCGTGCCCACCTCCAGACCCACTTGGACGTCAAGAAGTACCGGTGCCACGCCTGTGCCAGGACCTTCTCCCGCATGTCGCTGCTGGCCCGGCACGAGGAggggggatgctgtggggcaTCCTGA
- the MVD gene encoding diphosphomevalonate decarboxylase, with protein sequence MAEERPLVLVTCTAPVNIAVIKYWGKRDNDLILPINSSLSVTLHQDQLKTTTTAAASRDFTEDRLWLNGEEADVGHPRVQACLREVRRLARKRRGGSAEDTAPLSLSYKIHIATENNFPTAAGLASSAAGYACLVSALARLYGVEGELSEVARRGSGSACRSMMGGFVQWQRGERLDGRDSLAHQVAPETHWPELRVLILVVSGEKKQVGSTAGMQTSVDTSPLLKHRAEVVVPERLALMMRHIRERDFEGFGQLTMQDSNQFHATCLDTFPPIFYLNDLSRHIIALAHRFNTHHGHTKVAYTFDAGPNAVIFTLADTVAEFVEVVRHSFPPATNGDQFVRGLPVGLASLPEELLTAVVTEPVPGAVRYILHTKPGPGPQLVDDPSQHLLGVDGLPRCRA encoded by the exons ATGGCGGAGGAGCGGCCGCTCGTCCTGGTGACCTGCACGGCCCCCGTCAACATCGCCGTCATCAAGTACT GGGGCAAGCGGGACAATGACCTCATCCTGCCCATCAACTCCTCCCTGAGCGTGACGCTGCACCAGGACCAG CTGAAGaccaccaccacagctgccGCCAGCCGGGACTTCACAGAGGACCGACTGTGGCTGAACGGGGAGGAGGCCGACGTGGGGCACCCCCGGGTGCAGGCCTGCCTGCGGGAGG TGCGGCGCCTGGCCCGTAAGCGCCGGGGCGGCAGCGCCGAGGACACGGCCCCGCTCAGCCTCTCCTACAAAATCCACATCGCCACCGAGAACAACTTCCCCACCGCCGCCGGCCTGGCGTCCTCCGCTGCCGGCTACGCCTGCCTGG TGTCGGCGCTGGCGCGGCTGTACGGCGTGGAGGGCGAGCTGTCGGAGGTGGCACGGCGTGGCTCGGGCAGCGCCTGCCGCAGCATGATGGGCGGCTTCGTGCAGTGGCAGCGGGGCGAGCGGCTCGACGGCAGGGACAGCCTCGCCCACCAAGTAGCCCCCGAGACGCACTGGCCGGAGCTCAGGGTTCTCATCTTGGTG GTCAGCGGGGAGAAGAAGCAGGTGGGCAGCACGGCGGGGATGCAGACCAGCGTGGACACCAGCCCTTTGCTGAAG CACCGGGCAGAGGTGGTGGTGCCAGAACGCCTGGCCCTGATGATGCGGCACATCCGTGAGCGGGACTTCGAGGGCTTCGGGCAGCTCACCATGCAGGACAGCAACCAGTTCCACGCCACCTGCCTCGACACCTTCCCTCCCATCTTCTACCTCAACGACCTCTCGCGGCACATCATTGCGCTGGCACACCGCTTCAACACCCACCATGGACACACCAAG GTAGCCTACACCTTTGACGCTGGCCCCAACGCCGTCATCTTCACGCTGGCTGACACCGTGGCTGAGTTCGTGGAGGTGGTGAGGCACAGCTTCCCCCCCGCCACCAACGGGGACCA GTTTGTGCGGGGGCTGCCTGTCGGCTTGGCCTCGCTGCCGGAGGAGCTGCTCACGGCCGTGGTGACTGAGCCGGTGCCGGGGGCTGTCCGGTACATCCTGCACACCAAG cccggCCCCGGTCCCCAGCTTGTGGAtgaccccagccagcacctcctGGGAGTGGACGGGCTGCCCCGCTGCCGTGCCTGA
- the LOC130159387 gene encoding cytochrome b-245 light chain, translating to MGQIEWAMWANEQALAAGLIMLTGGIVAVAGQFKDWYFAAYAIAAGALVCLLEYPRSKRKKGSTMERCGQKYMTAVVKVFGPLTRNYYIRAILHAALAVPAGFLLSTILGTVCLGIASGIYLLAAVRGEEWRPIEQKPPERLHIGDTIKQPPSNPPPRPPADARKKQPVEVGGQVNPIPVEAE from the exons ATGGGGCAGATCGAGTGGGCCATGTGGGCTAACGAGCAGGCGCTGGCGGCCGGGCTCA TCATGCTGACAGGTGGCATCGTGGCCGTGGCAGGGCAGTTCAAGGACTGGTACTTTGCGGCGTATGCCAT CGCAGCAGGTGCCTTGGTCTGCCTGCTCGAGTACCCCAGGAGCAAGCGGAAAAAAGGCTCCACCATGGAGAGGTG CGGCCAGAAGTACATGACGGCGGTGGTGAAGGTGTTTGGGCCCCTCACAAGGAATTACTACATCCGAGCCATCCTGCACGCCGC CCTGGCTGTCCCTGCTGGTTTCCTCCTCTCCACCATCCTGGGCACCGTCTGCTTGGGCATCGCGAGCGGCATCTACCTGCTG GCGGCGGTGCGTGGGGAGGAGTGGAGACCCATTGAGCAGAAGCCCCCAGAGCGGCTGCACATTGGGGACACCATCAAGCAGCCACCCAGCAACcctccgccccggccccccgccgaTGCCCGCAAGAAGCAGCCGGTGGAGGTGGGGGGGCAGGTGAACCCCATCCCCGTTGAGGCTGAGTaa
- the IL17C gene encoding interleukin-17C: LTRSIDEDENRYPRKLAFAECLCSGCVDVKTGRETTSLNSVAIHQTMMVLRRKPCPRPTGLGLITFEVDYIRVPVGCTCVLPRTGR, translated from the coding sequence CTCACCCGCAGCATCGATGAGGACGAGAACCGCTACCCGCGCAAGCTGGCCTTCGCCGAGTGCCTCTGCAGTGGTTGCGTGGATGTCAAGACAGGTCGGGAGACGACGTCACTCAACTCGGTGGCCATCCACCAGACCATGATGGTCCTGCGGCGCAAGCCCTGCCCACGTCCCACCGGCCTTGGCCTCATCACCTTCGAGGTAGACTACATCAGGGTGCCGGTGGGCTGCACCTGCGTCCTGCCCCGCACCGGGCGCTGA
- the LOC130159451 gene encoding LOW QUALITY PROTEIN: interleukin-17C-like (The sequence of the model RefSeq protein was modified relative to this genomic sequence to represent the inferred CDS: deleted 1 base in 1 codon), with the protein MGQLESLLLGRGVGVPRVGVKAHPKDPLESLGPAAPQESRGWVPRRVLCGVRVPPLTRALAQGWLGALVLLGALVLCCGLRRPGGPPHHPQVHCYSAGELRDGEAPAHLLGRSLRWDHYVPVQLVPQLERLQETPGHRAAARRRRHRERACPALQLRTGLHSEPNERSISPWRYR; encoded by the exons ATGGGCCAGCTGGAAT CCCTGCTTTTGGGGAGGGGTGTGGGGGTCCCGAGGGTGGGGGTAAAAGCTCACCCCAAGGACCCCTTGGAGTCCTTGGGTCCAGCTGCCCCCCAGGAGAGCCGGGGCTGGGTGCCGAGGAGGGTGCTGTGCGGGGTGCGGGTGCCCCCTCTGACCCGGGCTCTCGCGCAGGGCTGGCTCGgtgccctggtgctgctgggtgccctggtgctgtgctgtggcctGCGCCGGCCCGGCGGCCCCCCGCACCATCCCCAGGTGCACTGCTACAGCGCGGGTGAGCTGCGGGACGGCGAAGCCCCCGCACACCTCCTGGGCCGCAGCCTGCGCTGGGACCACTACGTGCCCGTGCAGCTGGTGCCGCAGCTGGAGCGCTTGCAGGAGACCCCcggccaccgc gccgccgcccgccgccgccgccaccgtGAGCGTGCCTGCCCCGCGCTGCAGCTCCGCACCGGCCTCCACAGTGAGCCCAATGAGCGCTCCATCTCCCCATGGCGATACCGGTGA